Proteins encoded in a region of the Qingrenia yutianensis genome:
- a CDS encoding CHC2 zinc finger domain-containing protein: MTDILGRIKENVKMSELLAKYGFKIEKGGAVCCPFHNEKTPSFKIYKNGTRYHCFGCGESGDVVTFVMKYCGIDFKQAIARINYEFNLNLQGGKNLTLRENVKRSKEIAKRNELKNRIVRLKEVIDIAYSLLCKAERKRRENIPKSNADINEIYVRSLHEIDLYEFEISYYESEVENLERESAELYKRGFSDRHKAV, from the coding sequence ATGACTGATATATTAGGCAGAATAAAAGAAAACGTAAAAATGAGCGAACTTTTGGCGAAGTACGGATTTAAAATCGAAAAGGGCGGTGCGGTATGCTGCCCTTTTCACAACGAGAAAACACCGTCGTTTAAGATTTACAAAAACGGAACCCGTTATCACTGCTTCGGATGCGGTGAAAGCGGTGACGTGGTAACCTTTGTTATGAAATATTGCGGAATTGATTTTAAACAGGCGATTGCAAGGATAAATTATGAATTTAACCTTAATTTACAGGGTGGTAAAAATCTTACCTTGAGAGAAAATGTCAAACGCAGTAAAGAAATTGCAAAGAGAAACGAATTGAAAAACCGCATTGTCCGCCTTAAAGAAGTTATTGACATTGCATATTCGCTTTTATGTAAGGCGGAAAGAAAAAGGCGCGAAAACATACCGAAAAGCAATGCGGACATAAACGAAATATATGTGCGGAGCCTGCACGAAATCGATTTATACGAATTTGAAATTTCATATTATGAAAGCGAGGTGGAAAATCTTGAACGAGAAAGTGCCGAATTATACAAAAGAGGATTTTCTGACCGGCACAAAGCCGTTTGA